In the Deferrivibrio essentukiensis genome, one interval contains:
- the hpt gene encoding hypoxanthine phosphoribosyltransferase: MDKHVLEPFIKKEDIAVKVKELGEKITRDFKGEKVLLVGVLKGAWMFLSDLSKNIDLDVEISFISVSSYVGEKTTTSGVVRLMCDIDRPLEGKNLILVEDIVDTGLTLNYLKKLLSVRKPKSISICTLLDKPSRRVAPINPDYSAFEIPDEFVVGYGLDFNNRYRNLPEIYKLIISEDN, translated from the coding sequence ATGGACAAGCATGTTTTGGAACCTTTTATAAAAAAGGAAGATATAGCAGTTAAGGTAAAGGAGTTAGGTGAGAAAATTACCAGAGACTTTAAGGGTGAGAAGGTGTTACTTGTTGGTGTATTGAAAGGTGCCTGGATGTTTCTTAGTGATTTGTCTAAGAATATAGATCTCGATGTTGAAATTAGTTTTATAAGTGTTTCAAGCTACGTAGGGGAGAAGACTACCACAAGTGGTGTTGTTCGTTTAATGTGTGATATAGACAGACCGCTTGAGGGTAAAAATTTGATTTTAGTGGAAGATATTGTTGATACAGGTTTGACCTTAAATTACTTGAAAAAGCTTCTGTCGGTAAGAAAACCAAAATCTATCAGTATTTGTACTCTTTTGGATAAACCGTCAAGAAGGGTAGCTCCGATTAATCCGGATTATTCTGCTTTTGAAATACCGGATGAATTTGTTGTAGGCTATGGGCTTGATTTTAATAACAGATATAGAAATTTGCCTGAAATATACAAATTAATTATTAGTGAAGATAATTAG
- a CDS encoding S1C family serine protease, translating into MLDNLIKSLIILLIAASFAFSSHRETEVVKAVKLIKNSVINIRTEKIVQRDFNPFFDDPFFGEFFGFKKTYKTESLGSGFFIDTVGTAVTNYHVIKSASKIYAVAGDEVQYEAELIGGDEDLDIAIIKVKNIKNVTPVTLGTSSDIMLGETVIAMGNPYGLESSVSTGVVSNTNRILNINNSFSTFIQIDAPINPGNSGGPLVNLDGEVIGINSAIYKEAQGIGFSIPIDILKRVTEEITKYGKIRPTYTGMIIEETKDGLSVEKVDKGSSAEKIGLKKGDIIYKLNNIPVATKSALKYIFKSYPPGNSFEIIAKRGDKFLKGKIKTDTMPENYGLKLLNDFFGIKFKQSGDYVKVTDSSIPAYLKKGDILLAINNIEIKKISDINEIIINNIFDKNIFTIYRNDRIFKFELFF; encoded by the coding sequence ATGCTGGACAACCTTATCAAATCACTAATTATTTTACTTATTGCAGCAAGCTTTGCATTTTCCTCCCATAGGGAGACTGAAGTCGTCAAAGCAGTTAAACTCATTAAAAATAGTGTAATTAATATAAGAACTGAAAAAATCGTTCAGCGGGATTTTAACCCTTTTTTTGATGACCCCTTTTTTGGTGAATTTTTCGGCTTTAAAAAAACATATAAAACAGAAAGCTTAGGTTCAGGCTTTTTTATCGACACAGTTGGAACAGCTGTTACAAACTATCATGTTATAAAATCGGCTTCTAAAATTTATGCTGTAGCCGGGGATGAAGTCCAATACGAAGCTGAGCTGATAGGTGGTGACGAAGACCTGGATATAGCAATAATAAAAGTAAAAAATATTAAAAATGTTACCCCTGTAACTCTTGGCACAAGTAGTGATATTATGCTTGGAGAAACTGTTATCGCAATGGGTAATCCTTACGGACTTGAAAGCTCAGTAAGTACAGGCGTCGTGAGTAACACTAACCGTATTTTAAATATAAACAACTCTTTTTCAACTTTTATACAAATTGATGCACCTATAAATCCTGGAAATAGCGGTGGTCCCTTAGTAAACTTAGACGGAGAAGTTATTGGGATAAATTCTGCTATTTATAAAGAAGCTCAAGGTATAGGCTTTTCAATACCAATAGACATATTAAAAAGGGTCACAGAAGAAATAACAAAATACGGTAAAATAAGACCAACATACACAGGGATGATAATAGAAGAAACAAAAGATGGTCTTAGCGTAGAAAAGGTAGACAAAGGGAGCTCTGCCGAAAAGATAGGGTTAAAAAAGGGGGATATAATCTATAAGCTCAATAATATTCCTGTTGCTACAAAATCCGCCCTTAAATATATTTTTAAAAGTTATCCGCCGGGCAATTCCTTTGAAATAATAGCAAAAAGAGGGGATAAATTTTTAAAGGGTAAAATCAAGACTGACACAATGCCTGAAAATTATGGGTTAAAACTTCTAAATGATTTTTTTGGTATCAAATTTAAACAAAGTGGGGATTACGTAAAAGTTACAGACAGCTCCATACCGGCATATCTTAAAAAAGGGGATATTCTTCTTGCAATAAATAATATAGAAATCAAAAAGATTTCGGATATAAATGAAATTATCATAAACAACATATTTGATAAAAATATTTTTACAATTTACAGAAATGACAGAATTTTTAAATTTGAGCTCTTTTTCTAA
- a CDS encoding ATP-dependent DNA helicase — MDIQTFFSADSPLISLLPDFKVRKYQGDLSAFINDTIENYETSVIEAPTGSGKTLAYLIPAFLSNKKVIISTKSKQLMNQLYYKDISALKQLTMWDKYVSVLKGKKNYFCLQRYFKYILPFADEYPDVVAWYSDNKNEEIVEVPYYRFDEATYDKITADSFQCSAGKCEYFGVCHFYKAKEIANMSDIVITNHYLLLTDIASKSKSGFLSNFENFDHIIFDEAHSIVDIFPMFAGEEVSLNNLKSFLKDNKDLMRIDLYIEIRNKIRVFEAKIKNKETLNEIHITTFENILNFIRENILDLLDNDERENFKKIEKSFKFILEHTGVKLVEPTKQSAIIKLLPLKVNDIFYEGLIKTAISATFISATLTTDKSFDFFKEELGLPNNISEYIVDQNNFRKNSVYVIPKNIKDKSKLYIDYVSRVDAPMLIIFNSISMMNKMYEILKDNVKNKNIILQQSVNMGEFFADSKDVILGCAVLREGIDIKTNSKIKCVIIDKLPFENISDVYLNMKAKDIEENGKNSFKDFYLPRAVIYFKQSIGRLIRSEDDSGVCIILDDRVLTKNYGKYFLEEIDKNRIYDDLQSALNDLEDSYEQY, encoded by the coding sequence ATGGATATACAGACCTTTTTTTCTGCAGATTCCCCTCTTATTTCGCTTCTTCCTGATTTTAAAGTGCGAAAATACCAAGGGGATTTGTCTGCATTTATTAATGATACGATAGAAAATTATGAGACATCTGTGATAGAAGCTCCAACCGGGAGCGGCAAGACCTTGGCATATCTTATTCCAGCATTCTTATCAAATAAAAAGGTGATAATATCTACTAAATCTAAACAACTTATGAATCAGCTTTACTATAAGGATATATCGGCACTTAAGCAACTCACCATGTGGGATAAGTATGTAAGCGTACTGAAAGGTAAAAAAAACTATTTCTGTCTTCAGAGATATTTTAAGTATATATTGCCCTTTGCAGATGAATATCCTGATGTAGTGGCGTGGTATAGCGATAATAAAAATGAAGAGATTGTAGAAGTCCCGTATTATAGATTTGATGAAGCAACCTATGATAAGATAACTGCTGACAGTTTTCAGTGCAGTGCCGGCAAGTGTGAATATTTCGGGGTGTGTCATTTTTATAAAGCAAAAGAGATTGCCAATATGTCTGATATTGTCATAACAAATCACTATTTGCTTCTCACTGATATAGCGTCAAAAAGTAAATCGGGCTTTTTGTCAAACTTTGAAAATTTTGACCATATTATTTTTGATGAAGCTCACTCGATTGTTGATATTTTTCCTATGTTTGCCGGGGAAGAGGTATCTTTAAACAACTTGAAATCCTTTTTAAAGGATAACAAAGATTTAATGAGAATTGACTTATACATAGAGATAAGAAACAAAATTAGAGTTTTTGAAGCAAAAATTAAAAATAAAGAAACTCTGAATGAAATTCATATAACCACATTTGAGAACATCTTAAATTTTATAAGAGAAAACATATTGGATTTATTGGATAATGACGAAAGGGAAAATTTTAAAAAGATTGAAAAAAGCTTTAAGTTTATACTTGAGCATACGGGGGTAAAGTTGGTTGAGCCCACCAAACAATCTGCAATTATAAAATTATTGCCACTTAAAGTTAATGATATATTTTACGAAGGGCTTATTAAAACAGCTATTAGTGCTACTTTTATCAGTGCTACCCTTACTACCGACAAATCATTTGATTTTTTCAAGGAAGAACTTGGTTTGCCAAACAATATCTCTGAATATATTGTCGATCAAAACAATTTTAGAAAAAATTCCGTATATGTAATTCCTAAAAATATCAAAGATAAGTCGAAGTTATATATAGATTATGTAAGTAGAGTTGATGCGCCTATGCTTATAATTTTTAACAGCATAAGCATGATGAATAAAATGTATGAAATATTAAAAGATAATGTTAAAAATAAGAATATTATTTTGCAGCAAAGTGTAAATATGGGTGAGTTTTTTGCTGATAGCAAAGATGTAATACTTGGTTGTGCTGTTTTGAGGGAAGGGATAGACATAAAGACAAATTCCAAAATAAAATGTGTAATTATAGACAAACTTCCCTTTGAAAATATCAGTGATGTTTATCTGAATATGAAGGCAAAAGATATTGAAGAAAACGGCAAAAATTCTTTTAAAGACTTTTATCTGCCGCGCGCAGTTATATATTTCAAACAGTCTATCGGAAGATTGATTAGAAGTGAAGATGATTCAGGTGTTTGTATAATTTTGGATGACAGGGTACTTACTAAAAATTATGGGAAGTATTTCCTTGAAGAAATAGATAAAAATAGAATATATGATGATTTGCAGTCTGCACTTAATGATTTGGAGGATAGTTATGAACAGTATTAA
- a CDS encoding glucose-6-phosphate isomerase: MNSIKLDYNFCMSDNVNSSISYDDLLKKINQVKSGYSKLMEMVSSGEVGFTKLPDKDLSKIVDYAKSVSGQFNDMIVIGIGGSSLGLEAIENALLPFNFNTLSLAERGYFPRLWVADNIDPVKIGWILKKCNPEDTLVLIVTKSGSTVETAANASVVVEWLKESGVDINKHVVAITDPESGSLRKYVNESGIQSFEVEKNVGGRFSVLSAVGLLPAAILGVKAEKLLEGAKAALENERQFLTLSALYLHYYLEKRINVLMPYSSSLQKFSFWFSQLWAESLGKKYDLSGNEVFTGTTPFPAIGANDQHSLVQLFREGPDDKLVTFVEVKSHTLEKSIKEPFYEDFNYLKGVELSNLLNTELAATEAALLKSKRPSLKIIVDYLDEFSLGYLFMLYELTTAIVGLSLNVNPFDQPGVEEGKQFAYGILGRKGFEEKLMEFKKLNSKIDEYII; this comes from the coding sequence ATGAACAGTATTAAATTGGACTATAATTTTTGTATGAGCGATAACGTTAATTCATCTATTTCATACGATGACTTGCTAAAAAAGATAAATCAAGTCAAGTCAGGCTATTCCAAACTTATGGAAATGGTTTCAAGTGGTGAGGTAGGATTTACTAAGTTGCCTGACAAAGACTTAAGTAAGATTGTTGATTATGCAAAAAGTGTAAGCGGGCAGTTTAATGATATGATTGTAATTGGGATTGGTGGCTCATCACTGGGGTTGGAAGCTATAGAAAATGCTCTTTTACCATTTAATTTTAATACATTAAGCCTTGCGGAAAGAGGATATTTTCCAAGGCTTTGGGTAGCAGATAATATTGACCCGGTAAAGATAGGGTGGATACTTAAAAAGTGCAATCCAGAGGATACTTTGGTCTTGATAGTGACAAAATCGGGTAGCACCGTTGAAACAGCCGCAAATGCTTCTGTTGTCGTGGAATGGCTTAAAGAGTCCGGTGTTGATATTAATAAGCATGTTGTGGCGATTACCGACCCTGAAAGCGGGAGTTTGAGAAAATATGTGAATGAATCAGGTATTCAGTCATTTGAGGTGGAAAAGAATGTAGGTGGGAGATTTTCAGTTTTATCTGCGGTGGGGCTTTTACCTGCTGCAATTTTGGGCGTAAAGGCAGAAAAATTATTAGAAGGTGCTAAAGCTGCCCTTGAAAATGAAAGACAGTTTTTAACACTTTCAGCTCTTTATTTGCACTATTATCTTGAGAAAAGGATTAACGTGTTAATGCCTTACAGTTCAAGTTTACAAAAGTTTTCTTTTTGGTTTTCTCAGCTTTGGGCTGAAAGTCTTGGTAAAAAGTATGATTTAAGCGGCAATGAAGTGTTTACGGGGACGACTCCGTTTCCTGCAATAGGTGCTAATGACCAACACTCATTGGTACAGCTTTTTAGAGAAGGCCCTGATGACAAATTGGTTACATTTGTGGAAGTGAAAAGTCACACTTTGGAGAAATCTATCAAGGAGCCTTTTTATGAAGATTTCAATTATTTGAAAGGGGTAGAGCTGTCAAATCTTTTAAATACCGAGCTTGCTGCCACTGAAGCAGCCCTTTTAAAAAGTAAAAGGCCAAGTTTAAAAATAATTGTAGACTACCTTGATGAATTTTCTTTGGGGTATCTTTTTATGTTATATGAACTTACTACCGCTATAGTAGGTCTTAGTTTAAATGTTAATCCGTTTGACCAGCCCGGTGTTGAGGAAGGAAAACAGTTTGCATATGGAATTTTAGGTAGAAAAGGTTTTGAAGAAAAACTTATGGAATTTAAAAAACTGAATAGTAAAATTGATGAGTACATTATTTGA
- the ftsH gene encoding ATP-dependent zinc metalloprotease FtsH, whose amino-acid sequence MKNNFYKNISLWFVIALLMVVMFNFFDAGQGVRQKISYSDFINKVATDQVQTVLIKDKLITGTFQNGEQFETFAPDDNELVKMLREHNVQIFVKPPEQNPWYLQILISWLPMILLIGIWIFFMRQMQGGSGKAFSFGKSKAKLLTQDQHKVTFKDVAGVEEAKEELEEIIEFLKDPHKFQKLGGKIPKGVLLVGPPGTGKTLLAKAVAGEAGVPFFTISGSDFVEMFVGVGASRVRDLFEQGKKNAPCIIFIDEIDAVGRHRGAGLGGGHDEREQTLNQLLVEMDGFESAEGVILIAATNRPDVLDPALLRPGRFDRQVVVPRPDFKGRFEILKVHASKTPLADDVDLEVIAKGTPGFAGAELANLVNEAALLAARKNKDKVGMAEFEEAKDKVMMGKERRSMVISEEEKENTAYHEAGHAIVAKFIPGSDPVHKVSIIPRGMALGVTQQLPKDDKYMYTKEYLEGRLAVLMGGRAAEVLIFNRYTTGAANDIERATDIARNMVCSWGMSEKLGPLAFGKKDEAIFLGKELSTHKNFSEKTAVMIDEEVKAIVTTSYRRAYKILEEHLDVLHAVSKLLLAKETIDGKDIDLIINGAEVSEEVEKKEDVTAD is encoded by the coding sequence ATGAAGAACAATTTTTATAAAAACATTTCTTTATGGTTTGTAATAGCATTACTAATGGTAGTAATGTTTAATTTTTTTGATGCAGGCCAAGGGGTAAGACAAAAAATATCTTATTCGGATTTTATTAATAAAGTAGCTACTGACCAGGTGCAGACAGTCCTTATAAAAGATAAGCTTATAACAGGGACATTTCAAAATGGCGAACAATTTGAAACATTTGCTCCAGATGATAACGAACTTGTCAAAATGTTGAGAGAGCATAATGTTCAAATATTTGTCAAGCCACCTGAACAAAACCCTTGGTATTTACAGATTTTGATTTCATGGCTTCCGATGATTCTTCTGATAGGAATATGGATTTTCTTTATGAGGCAGATGCAGGGAGGAAGCGGAAAAGCGTTTAGTTTTGGCAAAAGTAAGGCTAAACTTTTAACTCAGGATCAACATAAAGTTACTTTCAAAGATGTTGCAGGGGTTGAAGAGGCTAAAGAAGAGCTTGAAGAGATAATAGAGTTTTTAAAAGATCCTCACAAATTCCAAAAGTTGGGTGGAAAGATTCCAAAAGGTGTCCTTTTAGTTGGCCCTCCGGGGACAGGTAAAACACTTCTTGCAAAAGCGGTAGCAGGGGAGGCTGGTGTTCCCTTTTTTACGATAAGTGGTTCTGATTTCGTTGAAATGTTTGTCGGTGTTGGAGCTTCAAGGGTAAGAGATTTATTCGAACAAGGTAAAAAGAATGCTCCATGTATAATTTTTATAGATGAAATTGATGCGGTAGGTAGACATAGAGGTGCAGGACTTGGCGGAGGCCATGATGAAAGAGAGCAGACATTGAATCAGCTTCTTGTTGAAATGGATGGTTTTGAGTCGGCTGAAGGGGTAATTCTCATAGCAGCTACTAACAGGCCTGACGTGTTAGACCCTGCTCTTTTAAGGCCAGGAAGATTTGACAGACAAGTAGTAGTTCCAAGGCCAGACTTTAAGGGTAGATTTGAAATATTAAAAGTTCATGCTTCTAAGACACCGCTGGCAGATGATGTTGATTTGGAAGTAATAGCAAAAGGGACGCCGGGATTTGCAGGTGCTGAGCTTGCAAACCTTGTAAATGAAGCAGCGCTCCTTGCGGCAAGAAAAAATAAAGATAAAGTTGGTATGGCAGAATTTGAAGAGGCCAAAGACAAGGTAATGATGGGGAAAGAGAGAAGGAGTATGGTTATCTCCGAGGAGGAGAAGGAGAATACTGCTTATCATGAGGCTGGTCATGCCATTGTAGCAAAATTTATCCCTGGCAGTGACCCTGTTCACAAGGTGAGTATTATTCCAAGAGGTATGGCGCTTGGTGTTACCCAGCAATTGCCTAAGGATGATAAATATATGTATACAAAAGAATATCTTGAGGGAAGGTTGGCTGTATTGATGGGTGGCAGAGCAGCTGAAGTATTGATTTTTAATAGATATACGACAGGTGCAGCGAATGATATAGAAAGGGCTACGGATATAGCAAGGAATATGGTTTGTTCTTGGGGTATGAGTGAAAAGTTGGGGCCACTTGCTTTCGGAAAGAAGGATGAAGCGATATTTTTAGGAAAAGAATTGTCAACTCACAAAAATTTTAGTGAAAAGACTGCAGTAATGATAGATGAAGAGGTAAAAGCTATTGTAACAACAAGCTATAGAAGAGCTTATAAGATTTTGGAAGAACATTTGGATGTGCTTCATGCTGTATCTAAGTTGTTGTTGGCAAAAGAGACTATTGATGGCAAAGATATTGATTTAATTATAAATGGTGCTGAAGTTAGCGAAGAAGTTGAAAAGAAGGAAGATGTTACAGCAGATTAG
- the tilS gene encoding tRNA lysidine(34) synthetase TilS, translated as MSTLFEQELLKNLTYCKNKKILVAFSGGADSSALLYALVKNNFDVIACHVNHSIRGELADRDEKFCEDFCKKLNIELIVKRINVPEYVNKNNVSVEDAARKLRYEELFKVFEEKNADYIFTAHHLDDLVETFFVKLFQGSSIYNLKGFGFNEEFLKRPLLYVEKGVILDFIEKKNIQFVVDETNFSSDYVRNWLRAEIIPAIKSYSAGYLKNVIKLQNESGELKNYLLHKTRNVEFDRHSGYYSCNLERIVKLDSYEKKFVLAEFFKNFFRVEKVHVELALECFEKSEHSVRINLPKDYIFEKSYDKIYFFNKNMLGGFKYNKSSGVSNIFISEIGKHIEFSGEFVQKELTVRNRLPGDRFKGKKVKDLFIDKKIDLFLRDISCVVESCGKIIYVENITESENIKIIMID; from the coding sequence ATGAGTACATTATTTGAACAAGAGCTGTTAAAAAATCTAACTTACTGTAAGAATAAAAAAATACTTGTTGCCTTTTCAGGTGGGGCTGATTCATCAGCTCTTTTGTATGCTCTCGTAAAAAATAATTTTGATGTAATTGCTTGCCATGTGAATCATTCCATAAGGGGAGAGCTTGCAGATAGGGATGAAAAGTTTTGCGAGGATTTTTGCAAAAAACTTAATATTGAATTGATAGTAAAGAGAATAAATGTCCCCGAATATGTAAATAAAAATAATGTTAGTGTTGAGGATGCTGCAAGAAAACTTAGATATGAAGAGTTATTTAAGGTGTTTGAAGAGAAAAATGCCGATTATATCTTTACTGCACATCATTTGGATGATCTTGTAGAGACATTTTTTGTAAAGCTTTTTCAAGGAAGCTCTATTTACAACTTAAAGGGGTTTGGATTTAATGAAGAGTTTTTAAAAAGACCGTTACTTTACGTTGAAAAGGGAGTGATTCTTGATTTTATTGAAAAGAAAAATATTCAATTTGTTGTTGATGAGACTAATTTTTCTTCAGATTATGTTAGAAATTGGCTGAGAGCAGAAATTATCCCTGCGATTAAGAGTTATAGTGCTGGATATTTAAAAAATGTTATTAAGCTTCAAAATGAATCTGGTGAGTTGAAAAATTATCTTTTGCATAAAACAAGAAATGTAGAGTTTGATAGGCATAGTGGTTATTATTCCTGTAATTTGGAAAGGATTGTCAAATTAGATTCTTATGAAAAAAAGTTTGTTTTAGCAGAATTTTTTAAAAATTTTTTTAGAGTAGAAAAAGTACATGTTGAGTTGGCTTTAGAATGTTTTGAAAAGAGTGAGCACTCTGTGAGAATAAATTTACCAAAAGACTATATTTTTGAAAAAAGTTATGATAAAATCTATTTTTTTAATAAAAATATGCTGGGAGGGTTTAAATATAATAAAAGCTCCGGAGTAAGTAATATTTTTATAAGTGAAATTGGTAAACATATTGAGTTTTCAGGAGAGTTTGTTCAAAAGGAGTTAACTGTTAGAAACAGGCTCCCCGGGGATAGATTTAAAGGGAAAAAAGTAAAAGACCTTTTTATAGATAAAAAAATAGACCTTTTTTTAAGAGATATTTCATGTGTAGTTGAAAGTTGTGGCAAAATTATTTATGTTGAAAACATTACAGAGAGTGAAAATATAAAAATAATAATGATAGATTAG
- a CDS encoding ATPase, T2SS/T4P/T4SS family — protein MNRLGEDLLAKGLISKEQLSTALERQKVTKERLGNILVKLGFITEQDLSNFLIEKYNVPKYLEETVNIPASLQKMVDFNYVINYGIIPFKADDKSIYVGINNFNNLTEIDSLNQRLGKKVIPYFFKDSMFEKIMSDFSKFPYGVKDYEFKPFKVFAKDKLNSNYTLADFLKVLEDFDNSLKYVIFMEGERPVARKSRVNYRLVFDEIKRAKILEFIKQTTGEDERKKLVKDGYVNFKKEFNNKTYSFLIFKSQDKFSIHVKDASSTIPDIENLGFKEDIQKYLVQVPKGLTIFTAPYRHGKSTVFSSIVNLYNKTKPFNIVMIDTNIENYIPQNKSVVTIIECEEKSQFSKKLRIANELDPDVVFVSDIPDVETLDMLLNICESGVSVFVAMDCGSISVFFEKINLIAAGASDYYLSRLADMINGIINMRLVPVKGIDRRILVYESIFNAFKLKKAIKDKNFSYIDNQLKGTPDFIPIEKKLAELFNKGTIEYDVAETFSNDLELFKRYANINI, from the coding sequence ATGAATCGTTTAGGTGAAGATCTGTTAGCAAAAGGTTTGATATCAAAAGAGCAGCTGAGTACAGCTCTTGAAAGGCAAAAGGTTACTAAGGAAAGATTGGGCAATATATTGGTAAAACTTGGATTTATTACTGAGCAGGATCTGTCGAATTTTTTAATAGAAAAGTATAATGTGCCGAAATATTTGGAAGAAACAGTAAATATCCCTGCAAGTCTACAAAAGATGGTAGATTTTAATTATGTTATAAATTATGGGATTATCCCTTTCAAGGCTGATGATAAATCGATTTATGTTGGGATTAATAATTTTAACAATTTGACTGAAATCGATTCGTTAAACCAAAGATTAGGGAAGAAGGTTATTCCGTATTTTTTCAAAGATTCGATGTTTGAAAAGATTATGAGTGATTTTTCTAAATTTCCTTACGGCGTTAAAGATTATGAGTTTAAACCTTTCAAGGTATTTGCTAAGGATAAGCTTAATTCCAATTACACCCTTGCAGACTTTTTAAAGGTGCTTGAAGATTTTGACAACTCATTGAAATATGTAATATTTATGGAAGGGGAGAGGCCTGTTGCTAGAAAATCAAGAGTAAATTACAGACTTGTTTTTGATGAGATTAAAAGGGCTAAGATTCTTGAGTTTATTAAACAGACAACAGGGGAAGATGAACGTAAAAAGCTTGTTAAGGATGGGTATGTTAATTTTAAAAAAGAGTTTAACAATAAAACATATTCCTTTTTAATTTTTAAAAGCCAAGATAAGTTTAGTATCCATGTAAAAGATGCATCATCAACTATTCCTGATATTGAAAACTTGGGATTTAAAGAAGATATACAAAAATACTTAGTCCAAGTCCCAAAAGGGCTGACTATTTTTACCGCTCCGTACAGACACGGAAAGAGCACCGTATTTTCTTCCATTGTAAATCTATATAACAAGACTAAGCCTTTTAATATTGTAATGATTGATACTAATATTGAAAATTATATTCCTCAGAATAAGTCAGTTGTTACTATAATTGAGTGCGAAGAAAAGAGTCAGTTTTCAAAGAAATTGAGAATTGCTAACGAATTGGACCCCGATGTTGTTTTTGTTTCTGACATCCCGGATGTTGAAACACTTGATATGCTGTTAAATATATGTGAGTCAGGGGTTTCTGTATTTGTTGCAATGGATTGTGGCAGTATTAGTGTATTTTTTGAAAAGATAAACCTGATTGCTGCAGGTGCCAGCGACTACTATTTGAGCAGGCTTGCAGATATGATAAACGGCATTATAAATATGCGTCTTGTTCCTGTAAAAGGGATTGATAGAAGAATTTTGGTTTATGAATCGATATTTAACGCATTTAAGCTTAAAAAGGCAATTAAAGATAAAAATTTCTCTTATATTGATAACCAACTTAAAGGGACTCCTGATTTTATTCCGATAGAGAAAAAGCTTGCAGAATTATTTAACAAAGGTACTATTGAGTATGATGTGGCAGAGACTTTTTCAAATGATTTGGAGCTTTTCAAGAGGTATGCCAATATAAATATTTAA
- the folP gene encoding dihydropteroate synthase, with protein sequence MLQQISPEKDRLIYEIKKIGADPYALKMWEKGVNINIKLKNISYAQANIIKQEAIASGIDAVVSRGTVSGAKEKTDILILGNINGVARLVNRLKLQPFGLEKLAEDIIYFMSENRKNYFLARDKKIELSKTVVMGILNATPDSFSDGGEYLSKERIDERLTFLNKYSDIIDIGGESTRPGAVEITDSEEKDRISYPLERALELTDRVISVDTTKSKVAEYALNKGAHLINDISGLTFDADMARVCADFGAAVCIMHIKGRPKDMQENTDYVNMLEEIKYFLYDRIDYALKMGIDENKIIIDPGIGFGKSLEDNYVIIKYLSEFEKLGFPLLIGLSRKSLIGKVDGSRAGERDLTSKALEAISVVNGADIIRTHDVESLSKILTVVDFYKKVNING encoded by the coding sequence ATGTTACAGCAGATTAGTCCAGAGAAAGACAGGCTGATATATGAAATTAAAAAGATAGGTGCTGACCCATATGCCCTGAAGATGTGGGAAAAAGGGGTCAATATCAATATAAAGCTTAAAAATATAAGCTATGCTCAGGCAAATATTATTAAGCAAGAAGCAATTGCAAGTGGTATTGATGCTGTAGTATCCAGAGGCACAGTATCAGGGGCAAAAGAGAAGACAGATATTTTAATTTTGGGAAACATAAATGGAGTAGCAAGGCTTGTAAATCGGCTTAAGCTTCAGCCTTTCGGTTTGGAAAAATTGGCAGAAGATATTATTTATTTTATGTCTGAAAATAGGAAAAATTATTTTTTGGCAAGAGATAAAAAGATTGAATTATCAAAGACTGTTGTTATGGGTATATTAAATGCCACTCCTGACTCTTTTAGTGACGGAGGGGAGTATCTTTCAAAGGAAAGGATTGATGAGCGGCTTACATTTTTAAACAAGTATTCGGATATTATAGATATCGGCGGTGAGTCGACAAGGCCTGGAGCTGTTGAGATTACTGATAGTGAGGAGAAAGACAGAATTTCTTACCCACTTGAAAGGGCATTGGAGCTGACTGATAGGGTAATCTCTGTTGATACTACAAAATCAAAGGTTGCAGAATATGCTCTTAATAAAGGGGCTCACTTGATAAATGATATCAGCGGACTTACATTTGATGCTGATATGGCAAGAGTTTGTGCTGATTTTGGAGCTGCTGTCTGTATTATGCATATCAAAGGGAGACCAAAAGATATGCAAGAAAATACTGACTATGTAAATATGCTTGAAGAGATAAAATACTTTTTGTATGACCGTATAGATTACGCTTTAAAAATGGGAATCGACGAGAATAAAATAATAATTGATCCGGGTATAGGTTTTGGGAAATCATTGGAAGATAATTATGTTATAATTAAATATCTTAGTGAGTTTGAAAAGCTTGGCTTCCCTTTGTTGATTGGCTTGTCAAGAAAATCTTTGATAGGTAAGGTAGATGGAAGTAGGGCTGGCGAAAGGGATTTGACATCTAAGGCACTTGAGGCAATTAGTGTTGTAAATGGTGCAGATATTATTAGGACGCATGACGTGGAGAGCTTGAGCAAAATACTTACTGTTGTCGATTTTTATAAAAAGGTGAATATTAATGGTTGA